The following are from one region of the Plasmodium gaboni strain SY75 chromosome 12, whole genome shotgun sequence genome:
- a CDS encoding putative cytoplasmic translation machinery associated protein — translation MPPKKESNKKLEKEKQKIVEDKTFGLKNKNKSKSVQRYIKGVQQQVFQTKRKPEEKRKEEKEKEKLNQQKLLLNSIYQKTEKVKKINETTSSTYDPKKSKEAQKIDIYTDIRDSKNDKENDTIDKWDIHKLNEVINIRHKNVNKTDIICKFFLNAVENKQYGWFWVCPNGGDNCKYKHCLPQGYVLKKQEPTEAEKDETPIEDIIEEERMKYINNGTPVTLELFKKWKEENADKYKLKKDDQKEKVEKKPKTNVLSGKELFTYDPTLFVDDDNAANTNEYDDLFYDDEEDKEDTPEKKNGVNGEIKENGNEKREDDVPINSDLFIDELDDLDELD, via the exons atgcctccaaaaaaagaaagcaataaaaaattagaaaaagaaaaacaaaaaattgTAGAAGATAAAACATTTGGATTAAAGAACAAGAATAAGAGTAAAAGTGTCCAAAG ATATATAAAAGGTGTTCAGCAACAAGTATTTCAAACTAAAAGAAAACCTGAAGAAAAGAGGAAAGAAGAGAAGgagaaagaaaaattaaatcaacaaaaattattattaaattcGATTTATCAAA AAACCGAAAAGGTTAAAAAAATCAACGAAACAACATCTTCTACCTACGATCCTAAAAAGTCAAAAGAAGCACAAAaaattgatatatatactGATATCAGAGATAGCaaaaatgataaagaaaatgataCTATAGATAAATGGGATATACATAAATTAAACGAAGTTATAAATATTAGGCACAAAAATGTTAATAAAACTGATATCATTTGtaaattctttttaaaCGCCGTTGAAAATAAG cAATATGGATGGTTTTGGGTTTGTCCAAATGGAGGAGATaattgtaaatataaacattgCTTACCACAAG gCTATGTGttaaaaaaacaagaaCCAACGGAAGCCGAAAAAGACGAAACACCTATAGAAGACATTATTGAAGAAGAG cgaatgaaatatataaataatggTACACCAGTCACATTGGAATTGTTCAAGAAGTGGAAAGAAGAAAACGctgataaatataaattaaaaaaagacgatcaaaaagaaaaagtCGAGAAAAAACCGAAGACGAATGTATTATCAGgaaaagaattatttaCCTACGACCCAAC ATTATTTGttgatgatgataatgcGGCTAATACGAACGAATACGATGACTTGTTTTATGATGATGAGGAAGATAAGGAAGATACTCcagaaaagaaaaatggTGTAAACGGagaaataaaagaaaatggTAATG AAAAAAGAGAAGATGATGTTCCAATTAATAGTGACTTATTCATTGATGAACTG GACGATTTGGATGAGTTAGATTAA
- a CDS encoding hypothetical protein (conserved Plasmodium protein, unknown function) encodes MRHKFVIPYNTFILLSCKDIFLRKWINLIFSSRNYSSCKNMIKISQKKKKDIIYNNRRNCNKYNNVRKDECGVIKTEDNTYNSIYNDRINLYLGNKNINRKNLLTYIKNHKKLLLYTVCKIYEKKQFNKQPNDILNELSHNIYEHVEKTQDKLNARERLIFLSCINDKHYAEKINIIKSNNNNNNNSNNNNNKNNIFDEKNVFLYLCKVLKNRKYYLEDNDIVNDILFFFENKINIMRINNISLYLSNISYLNSKVIIKTNMLYYFVLYMLKYIKYKIKKRMDFNNIYHYVTLLTSCMNISKLKMEKNENIESYINHLNVIKMTNKNEYSFDSTNFSNMSKQNIKDKKYLNDIMYSSLIYNDNNFYHYFNIYEHFEYKEERHKKKTINITMPYKRKNNNNDNNDHLDNTNEEKKKKQQNEKQNDHNNINIQTFYHINDELIFLIYNMNYILVNIFLKKKYTRKKILEQNILKNMTIPIIIHYMFSSLNFQIFSNALYLELEKLILSICDMNKQSFELLLPPSNIIELLHLMSIHNNLIKFDENIEKFIIKKFLDQLFIDNCICLNKKDKIILYISISKILFSSKKIYMEKMHNILTNEFINFTYRDLYSIVYALNCSKYCDLPFIESLLRNIYKLKHKYSQNKLLTIISIFYSFQVNMSIFNLLITYANKKDINHIKKEEEDTSEDYNLNTGAKKLEDDLENKERILKELSSHIKEEPNDNFVFNENDILEFNSDENRIKDDTSEEKFLMDDDEIKKYIKRKHKKRKS; translated from the exons aTGAGACATAAGTTTGTCATACcatataatacatttattcTATTGAGTTGTaaagatatttttttaagaaaatGGATTAACTTAATTTTTTCCTCAAGAAATTATTCCTCTTGTAAGAAcatgataaaaatatcacaaaaaaaaaagaaagatattatatataataatagaaGGAACtgtaataaatataataatgttaGAAAAGATGAATGTGGAGTTATTAAGACTGAAGATAACACATAtaatagtatatataatgatagaataaatttatatcttggaaataaaaatataaatagaaagaatctattaacatatattaagaatcataaaaaattgttattatatacagtatgtaaaatatatgaaaagaAACAATTTAATAAACAACCAAATGATATATTGAATGAATTATctcataatatatatgaacatgTGGAAAAAACACAAGATAAATTAAATGCAAGGGAGAggttaatatttttaagtTGTATAAATGATAAACATTATGctgaaaaaataaatatcatcaaaagtaacaacaacaataataataatagtaataataataataataaaaataatatttttgatgaaaaaaatgtgtttctttatttatgtaaagttttaaaaaatagaaaatattatttagaAGATAATGATATAGTTAATgacatattatttttttttgaaaataaaattaatataatgagaataaataatatttcattatatttgtCTAATATATCCTATTTAAATAGTAAAGTTATTATAAAAACcaatatgttatattattttgttctttatatgttaaaatatataaaatataaaataaaaaaaagaatgGATTTTAACAACATTTATCATTATGTCACATTATTAACATCATGTATgaatatatcaaaattgaaaatggaaaaaaatgaaaatatagaatcttatataaatcatttaaatgtcataaaaatgacaaataaaaatgaatattcTTTTGATTCTACTAACTTTTCGAACATGTctaaacaaaatataaaggataaaaaatatctaAACGATATCATGTATTCTTCTTTAatttataatgataataatttttatcattattttaatatatatgaacattTTGAATATAAAGAGGAAAgacacaaaaaaaaaacaataaatataacaatgccatataaaagaaaaaataataataatgataataatgatcatcttgataatacaaatgaagaaaaaaaaaaaaaacaacaaaatgaaaaacaaaatgatcataataatataaacattcAAACATTTTACCATATTAATGACGAACtgatttttttaatatataatatgaattacattttagtaaatatatttttaaaaaaaaaatatacaagaaaaaaaatacttgaacaaaatatattaaaaaatatgacAATTCCAATtataatacattatatgtttagttcattaaattttcaaatattttcCAATGCATTGTATCTAGaattagaaaaattaaTCCTATCAATATGTGATATGAATAAACAATCctttgaattattattacctccttcaaatattatagaacttttacatttaatgtctatacataataatttaatcAAATTCGATGAAAACATagaaaaatttattatcaaaaaatttttagatcaattatttatagataactgtatatgtttaaacaagaaagataaaattattttatatattagtatatctaaaattttattttcttcaaagaaaatatatatggaaaaaatGCATAATATACTAACAAAtgaatttattaattttacTTACCGTGATTTATATTCTATAGTATATGCTTTAAATTGTTCAAAATATTGTGACCTGCCTTTTATTGAATCTCTATTgagaaatatttataaattaaaacataaatattcacaaaataaattattaacaATCATATcgatattttattcatttcaAGTTAACATGTCCATATTTAATTTACTCATAACATATGCAAACAAAAAGGA CATAAAtcatattaaaaaggaGGAAGAAGATACAAGTGAAGATTACAATCTTAACACAG GAGCAAAAAAACTGGAAGACGATTTAGAAAACAAGGAAAGAATTTTGAAGGAATTATCCTCACACATAAAGGaa GAACCCAACGATAATTTCGTTTTTAATGAAAATg atatattGGAGTTTAATTCTGATGAAAATAGAATAAAGGATGACACATCCGAAGaaaa aTTTTTAATGGATGACGATGAAATcaaaaaatacataaaaagaaaacataaaaaacgaaagtcataa
- a CDS encoding hypothetical protein (conserved Plasmodium protein, unknown function) — MDLKQYIYNIIDIDISNHIKIKSSNNCNHNELKETIRQNAKKIRDITFKYWIKDRQLQNSNSVMKNENVNDKMIIDNKTYFLNNINNDNKILHTYQSTFQTCITYNKDEEDILYIDYLYTYLIRQLYILFCSLEVKKKKNNIQFDFKKIYKYRYNYKKLESHICYEYLKKYNINDDMIKKDIENFEFYIYNHHNNIKEQKYNCNIEENYNNANYNICIYLPTKKEIDILFIIDQLYDYFYFQLFVPITTNQKDLIFFPFNIKNNLLVQYHFNIFIPYSYIYYTTHKKINQFILNYSNVVKNYEFSNFLYKHNDTIFLIPLIAYNKFGCRIGSGKGYYDKTLTKTRKQNHIIKQIKNIQPNGNNITNKKDYDNQKLNHINLETEYDTNNIICSNVKNINDKTFNNKITIYTQNKTKQKILNEIKVGVSFEMFLYDIDFCEETDLILDYMINENNIYHFIL; from the coding sequence atggACCTTAAgcaatatatatataatattattgatataGACATAAGTAatcatattaaaataaaatcatCTAATAACTGTAACCATaatgaattaaaagaaaCGATAAGACAAAAtgcaaaaaaaataaggGATATTACATTCAAATATTGGATTAAGGATAGACAACTACAAAATTCAAATTCTGTTATGAAGAATGAGAATGTTAATGATAAGATGAttatagataataaaacttattttttaaacaatattaataatgataacaaaatattacataCTTATCAATCTACATTTCAAACATgtattacatataataaagatgaaGAAGACATATTGTATATAGATTATTTGTATACATATCTTATAAGACAgttgtatattttattttgttccttagaagttaaaaaaaaaaagaataatattcaatttgattttaaaaaaatatataaatatagatataattataaaaaacTTGAATCACATATATGTTATGAATActtaaagaaatataatataaatgatgatatgataaaaaaggatattgaaaattttgaattttatatatataatcatcataataatataaaagaacaaaaatataattgtaatatagaagagaattataataatgctaattataatatatgtatatatttaccaacaaaaaaagaaatagatatattatttattatagatcaattatatgattatttttattttcagTTATTTGTTCCTATAACAACAAATCAAAAAGATTTAATTTTCTTTccatttaatataaaaaataatttgttagttcaatatcattttaatatatttattccttattcatatatatattatactacacataaaaaaattaatcAGTTCATATTAAATTACTCAAATGttgtaaaaaattatgagttctctaattttttatacaaaCATAATGACaccatttttttaattccTCTAATAgcatataataaattcGGATGCAGAATAGGAAGTGGAAAAGGATATTATGATAAGACATTGACAAAGACAAGAAAACAaaatcatattataaaacaaataaaaaatattcaaccaaatggaaataatataacaaataagAAAGATTATGATAATCAAAAattaaatcatataaatcTTGAAACTGAATAtgatacaaataatattatatgttctaatgtaaaaaatataaatgacaaaacatttaataataaaattacaATATACACacaaaacaaaacaaaacaaaaaattttaaatgaaataaaagTTGGGGTTTCCTTTgaaatgtttttatatgatatagATTTTTGCGAAGAGACAGATCTTATCCTAGACTATATgataaatgaaaataatatttatcattttatattatga
- a CDS encoding putative kinesin-13, whose protein sequence is MFKKTMQQKRQSFIKNKSEVYPQKALNLGNKIKGRSKNMNSKIKVVVRKRPLSELEKKKKESDIITVKNNCTLYIDEPRYKVDMTKYIERHEFIVDKVFDDGVDNFTVYENTIKPLIIDLFENNCVCSCFAYGQTGSGKTYTMLGSQPYGQSDTPGLFQYAAGDIFKFLSIYDKDNTKGIFISFYEIYCGKLYDLLQKRKMVAALENGKKEVVVKDLKILRVLTKEELILKMIDGVLLRKIGVNSQNDESSRSHAILNIDLKDINKNISIGKIAFIDLAGSERGADTVSQNKQTQTDGANINRSLLALKECIRAMDSDKNHIPFRDSELTKVLRDIFVGKSKSIMIANISPTISCCEQTLNTLRYSSRVKNFKNKSTSINEEEDTNTERISILDSKGSEINASGIENILIKSNNLLSNNNNNNNNNNNNNNNNNKMNRIKIYDKIERINILKNKSFDKPREAFTSNIGKYNSLNDIDKIKKNKKKGLINYKSNLYSDNTTNKKHNNNNNNNSNMVNNNNINIINNNNNNNNNRNNNNNNNIVPQPSYAFTDTSDFSSLDEMNCNLNNSDKSIFLHKKNLRENNKLKNRTSCDNIMNKKKNNLQLVRHSVGSKLTMFSYDPQKLKANVFFKTNINKIKSNTPNYLLYEPRYLSNINSNPLLGLNKNNLHDIPTKVENNNDNNINNSNMNSINNSNMNSINNSNMNSINNSNMNSINNSNMNSINNSNNNSNSIYKSNYNSNDFISDDQIRQVNEMDPINKNNENIFFDAISCDNNINHNITNNNNNNNNIDETNNCMKLYAYNSQNLFQTDNNKNTNTNSQDENINYSLNFYDYNLNDKNNLINVNNKEQKEKNIYGSDKNIIHNSNNFEENKKTNLYNNNNIVIVNNKIRNSNSPRMKYGLSGSQSSIDNMKNNNINDNDNNNNNNIYNNINDDDTFQNDYCQSDNTSSDRIKNNININNNVMNNDDIIFTINNLNDYMSNTFLKFKMKYKYPIISPNEDIYNKEIDGKNIRLDDLDKYDNNEINHYINNENDLNNNNYNEHNENDLNNNNYNEHNENDLNNNNYNEHNENDLNNNVDLNKMENFNNNEYLSYFQNNADTIINNCLNFIDISSMYEDTKEILNNILLSKYKADKDSVIKKYINDDIKNMSLEEIDKVAQSIYEKRKVLLTKLLVLFKENVDTQINNETSDLRKDLVMCHICNNNPDDQFHFYAYSRLEKDIINLIMLRQLWCESENLRLLYQFLVVEYQNKSENSILLNVPSNNSDHILLNNKLLQDNLKNNIDHKNIQKN, encoded by the exons atgTTTAAGAAAACCATGCAGCAGAAAAGACAATCTTTTATAAAGAACAAG AGCGAGGTGTATCCTCAAAAAGCGCTCAACCTTGGaaacaaaataaaagggagaagtaaaaatatgaatagtaaaataaaagttGTGGTAAGAAAGAGGCCACTAAGCGAATTagaaaagaagaaaaaagaaagtGATATAATTACAGTAAAGAATAATTGCACACTTTATATAGATGAGCCAAGATATAAAGTGGACATgacaaaatatatagaaagACATGAATTTATTGTAGATAAAGTTTTTGATGATGGTGTTGATAATTTCACAGTATATGAGAATACAATAAAACCATTGATAATAGatttatttgaaaataattgTGTATGTTCATGTTTTGCTTATGGTCAAACAGGAAGTGGAAAAACATATACTATGTTAGGTTCACAACCATATGGTCAGAGTGATACACCTGGTTTATTTCAATATGCAGCAGgagatatatttaaatttttaagtatatatgataaagataatactaaaggtatatttatatcattttatgaaatatattgtGGTAAATTATATGACTTATTACAAAAACGTAAGATGGTTGCAGCATTAgaaaatggaaaaaaagAAGTTGTTGTAAAagatttaaaaattttaagaGTCCTAACTAAAGAagaattaatattaaaaatgatagATGGTGTTttattaagaaaaataGGTGTTAATTCACAAAATGATGAATCATCTAGATCACATGCtatattaaatattgatttaaaggatataaataaaaatatatcaattGGAAAAATTGCTTTTATTGATCTTGCTGGAAGTGAAAGAGGAGCAGATACTGTTTCACAAAATAAACAAACACAAACCGATGGAGCTAATATTAATAGATCTTTATTAGCTTTAAAAGAATGTATTAGAGCTATGGATTCTGATAAGAACCATATACCTTTTAGAGATTCAGAATTAACTAAGGTTTTAAGAGATATATTTGTAGGCAAATCGAAAAGTATTATGATTGCTAATATATCTCCCACCATTAGTTGTTGTGAACAAACTTTAAATACTTTAAGATATTCTTCAAGAgttaaaaattttaaaaataaatctacatctataaatgaagaagaagatACAAATACAGAAAGAATTAGTATATTAGATTCTAAAGGTAGTGAAATTAATGCATCAGGAATAGAAAATATCCTTATCAAATCAAATAATCTACTTTCAaataacaacaacaacaacaataataataataataataataataataataataaaatgaatcGTATCAAAATTTATGATAAGATAGAAAGAATTAATatcttaaaaaataaatccTTTGATAAACCTAGGGAAGCATTCACATCGAACATaggaaaatataattcaCTTAATGATATAgacaaaataaaaaaaaataagaaaaaaggattaataaattataaaagtAATTTATATAGTGACAACACCACAAACAAAAAGcacaacaataataataataataatagtaatatggtcaataataataatatcaatattatcaataataataataataataataataatcgtaataataataataataataatatagtGCCACAACCGAGCTATGCATTTACTGATACCTCCGATTTTTCCTCCCTTGACGAAATGAACTGCAACTTAAACAATAGCGACAAAAGCATTTTTttacacaaaaaaaatttaagagaaaacaataaattaaaaaacaGAACTAGTTGTGATAACATTATGAACAAGAAGAAAAACAATCTTCAACTAGTTAGACATAGTGTAGGAAGTAAATTAACAATGTTTTCTTACGACCCACAAAAACTTAAGGCTAATGTGTTTTTTAAAactaatataaataaaattaaaagtaATACACCTAATTATCTACTATATGAACCTAGATATCTATCgaatattaatagtaatCCTTTACTAGGcttaaacaaaaataatcTTCATGATATCCCTACAAAGgttgaaaataataatgataataatataaataatagtaatatgaatagtattaataatagtaatatgaatagtataaataatagtaatatgaacagtataaataatagtaatatgaacagtataaataatagtaatatgaacagtataaataatagtaaCAATAATAGCAATAGTATTTATAAAAGTAATTATAATAGTAATGACTTCATATCAGATGATCAAATAAGACAAGTTAATGAAATGGATCCAatcaataaaaataatgagaacatattttttgatGCTATATCCtgtgataataatataaatcataatataaccaataataataataataataataatattgatgaAACAAATAACTGTATGAAGTTGTATGCTTATAATAGTCAGAACCTATTTCAGActgataataataagaatacAAATACAAATAGTCAAGATgagaatataaattattcatTGAATTTTTACGACtataatttaaatgataaaaataatttgataaatgtaaataataaggaacaaaaggaaaaaaacatatatgGAAGTgacaaaaatattattcataatagcaataattttgaagaaaataaaaaaacaaatttatataataataacaatattgttatagtaaataataaaataagaaatagTAATAGTCCACGTATGAAATATGGTTTATCTGGTAGTCAATCAAGTATtgataatatgaaaaataataatataaatgataatgataataataataataataatatatataataatattaatgatgatgatacATTTCAAAATGATTATTGTCAAAGTGATAATACTTCTAGTGATAGaataaaaaacaatattaatataaataataacgtaatgaataatgatgatataatttttactataaataatttaaatgattatatGAGCAATAcctttttaaaatttaaaatgaaatataaatatccAATAATAAGCCCCAatgaagatatatataataaagaaatagatggaaaaaatattagaCTTGATGATCTagataaatatgataataatgaaattaatcattacattaataatgaaaatgatcttaataataataattataatgaacataatgaaaatgatcttaataataataattataatgaacataatgaaaatgatcttaataataataattataatgaacataatgaaaatgatcttaataataatgttgatttgaataaaatggaaaattttaataataatgaatatcTTAGCTACTTTCAAAATAATGCAGAtacaataataaataaCTGCTTGAATTTCATAGATATTAGTAGTATGTATGAAGATACAAAAGAGATActaaataatatattattatctaaaTATAAAGCTGATAAAGATAgtgttataaaaaaatatattaatgatgatataaaaaatatgtcTTTAGAAGAAATAGATAAAGTGGCTCAGTCTATATATGAAAAGAGGAAAGTATTACTTACAAAATTATTAGtattatttaaagaaaatgtagatacacaaataaataatgaaacAAGTGATTTAAGAAAAGATCTAGTTATGTGtcatatatgtaataataatccTGATGATcaatttcatttttatgCATATAGTAGATTAGAAAAGgatataattaatttaattatgTTACGACAATTGTGGTGTGAAAGTGAAAACTTAAGACTCTTATATCAATTCTTAGTAGTCGAGTATCAAAATAAATCTGAAAattctattttattaaatgtaCCTTCAAATAATAGTGACCATATATTACTTAATAATAAACTCTTACaagataatttaaaaaataatatcgACCACAagaatatacaaaaaaactaa